Within the Petrotoga miotherma DSM 10691 genome, the region AGATAATTTCTCGGCCATCGCCTGACTTTCGGCTTGGTTCATTTTACATCCAAAAGTAATAAAAGAAACTTTACGCTTCATATTCTATTTCACCGCTCAATGTTCTACTAAGTAAACCTATTCTCCTAATAACCCCTACCAATCTTTCATTATCATCAACGACAGGCAAAACCTTTAACTTATTTTTTATAATTACATCTGCCACATGCAAAACCGTATCATCAAAGTAAACCTTAAATGGCTTTTTTATCATAAAATCAGATACTGGACGATCCAATATTTTTTTCAATCCATTAAAAAATTTATGGCTATCCGGTATAAAAGAAGTAGTTTCCATGAGCTTCAAATACCCCGGAAGTGAGGCATCAATGATACCGCTTTCGCTTAAATACCCTACCAGTCTAAAATCACTTGTAACTATGGGAAGTGCAGATAAATTATGCCTTCGACATACAGTAATAAAACGCTCTACTTTCTCATCTTCCATTAAAGATGTTAGATCTCTCTCCATTATTTCTTTAGCTTTCAAGGTAAACACCTCTTTGTTATTCTAATCTTTCAATGGAAAACCTATTTAAACTTCTTTTTATATCTTCTAAAGTTCCTATCTTTTTTTCTATATAATCCGTTTTGGAAATGGCACTAGCCATACCGAATTTTGCAGCTTCAAAATAATTGAAATTATAATTTATTATGTAGTATAATATTCCCGACATAAATGCATCCCCCGCCCCAAAAAGATGTGACTTCTCAATTTTTTCCTCCGGATTAAAAAGCCACACACCCTCATTAGTTGTTATTACGTCACCGAAAATCTGATAACTCATAACAACTAATCTGGCACCATTTTCTATAATTTTTTTTGAAGCATCAATAAAATCATCAATACTTTCCAGAGTTTTTCCAAAAATTTCTGTTTTTCTTCTAAAGTCTGGTCTTACAACGGTAGGACAATTATTTAAAATAGCTTCTTCAAAACAAGGGCCAAATGATTCCATGTAAGTAGTTTTTCCTCTTTTCTTAGCTTCCAACATCAAATCGGAATAAACACTACTTTTCAAACCTGGAGGAACACTCCCAGACACTACGACATGTTCCACTAATGAAAGAGAATTTTTGTATCTCCTCAAAAAATGATCGTAATCCTCATTGTTAATAAAAGGACCTTTACTGTTTATCAATGTTATTACTTCTTTTAAGGGATCTATTATTTCAATATTTTCTCTACTTTCTTCGTCTGAATAAACAAAATTCATTGTTATATTATCATACGCTGAAAGTTTGCTCTGAATAACGTTACCTATGTATCCCCCCAAAAAACCTGTTACTATCGATTTTATTTGTAAATTAGATAGCATTATTGAAACGTTAATACCTTTACCTCCTGGTTCCATTTTGGAATTTGAAGGATTTTCTATTCTATACATATTCCCTACTTCAAAATTATCAATTATAACTTCTCTATCCAACGAAGGATTTAAAGTGACTGATAAAAAATCGTACTCCATCGATTTCCTCCTAATACCAATATTATTTTATTAGTTATAGAAATTCAAAACTTGCTTTTGACGACCTTTTGCCCCATAACTCACCTTCTGCAGAGAGAGTTCTACCCTGTTACCTTTTTATAGTCAAAAATCGAATTTTTGAATATCTTCTTATTTCTAAATCGTCTCTATCTTGTTTGAATAATCGCCTATTTTTTATATTATATCATAACAAACCTAAGTATTATTAACCGAAAAATTAAAATAACGGGTACAAAAGACCCGTTATTTTAAAAGATAGCATTATAATCAAAGAATTACTATTCAGCTTTTTTGTCCAATGCTAATTTTTCTTCATTTTCTGAGTATCTTCTCATCCTTACTTTGTAGTTATATACACCTCTTTTTGAAGGATATTTCTCAGCGTAGCCTTCCTCATACCAAAGTTTATCGGCATATTTTTTCCATTCTTCGGCAAGTTGATCTAATTCAGGGGCTAATTCATTCACGGTCCTCTCGCTTCCGGGATGCTGTGGAATAGCGTTGAACTTCTTTACCATTGCCCTGAATA harbors:
- a CDS encoding CBS domain-containing protein — translated: MKAKEIMERDLTSLMEDEKVERFITVCRRHNLSALPIVTSDFRLVGYLSESGIIDASLPGYLKLMETTSFIPDSHKFFNGLKKILDRPVSDFMIKKPFKVYFDDTVLHVADVIIKNKLKVLPVVDDNERLVGVIRRIGLLSRTLSGEIEYEA
- a CDS encoding 1-phosphofructokinase family hexose kinase, encoding MEYDFLSVTLNPSLDREVIIDNFEVGNMYRIENPSNSKMEPGGKGINVSIMLSNLQIKSIVTGFLGGYIGNVIQSKLSAYDNITMNFVYSDEESRENIEIIDPLKEVITLINSKGPFINNEDYDHFLRRYKNSLSLVEHVVVSGSVPPGLKSSVYSDLMLEAKKRGKTTYMESFGPCFEEAILNNCPTVVRPDFRRKTEIFGKTLESIDDFIDASKKIIENGARLVVMSYQIFGDVITTNEGVWLFNPEEKIEKSHLFGAGDAFMSGILYYIINYNFNYFEAAKFGMASAISKTDYIEKKIGTLEDIKRSLNRFSIERLE